The Streptomyces pactum genome contains a region encoding:
- a CDS encoding molybdopterin-dependent oxidoreductase — MEDATDRIAQPWGGRVPYGRHETWPARVDTFLADGVEPEAVQRWVQSASILHSDGDAMDIAVTDGRMVGVRGRDVDRVNRGRLGPKDLFGWQANASRDRLTRPLVRRDGRLVETDWDTAMDVVAARSRELLDRRGPGSIGFYTSGQLFLEEYYTLAVLARAGIGTNHLDGNTRLCTATAAEALKETFGCDGQPGSYDDFDHADVIALFGHNIAETQPVQWMRLLDRMEGADPPRLLCVDPRPTRVAQHAAVHLAPRGGTNVALLNALLHETIRHDRIDRDFVDAHTVGFEELAERVADCTPKWAADICDVPAARIEEAAELVGTTDALVSTVLQGVYQSHQATAAAVQINNLHLIRGMLGRPGAGLLQMNGQPTAQNTRECGANGDLPGFRNWQNDTHVADLAKVWNVEPETIPHFAPPTHAMQMYRYAEQGSIRMLWISGTNPAVSLPELSRIRSILTQERLFTVVQDLFLTETAQLADVVLPAATWGEKTGALTNADRTVHLSEKAVEPPGEARPDLDIFLDYARRMDFRDKDGGPLITWDDPESAFEAWKRCSAGRPCDYTGLSYAKLRDTSGIQWPCDEESPEGTARLYTDGIDWAHPDLCESYGKDLETGASQEVVEYRSLNPDGKAVLKAAAYRPPHEEPDEEYPFQLTTGRTIYQFHTRTKTGRAPQLDAAAPDVWVEISTADADRLGLGEGDLVDVTSRRGALRGRLRPTGIRPGLLFVPFHYGYWDTDDGSGPGPDTPGRAANEATITDWDPASKQPLFKTATAALTLVERGDGRPSPAPTTTASAPATAGVARPTAGGPAAHTAQTPAEFPHGREEGAQ, encoded by the coding sequence ATGGAGGATGCTACGGACCGGATCGCGCAGCCGTGGGGCGGCAGAGTGCCCTACGGACGGCACGAGACCTGGCCGGCCCGGGTGGACACGTTCCTCGCGGACGGGGTGGAGCCCGAGGCGGTGCAGCGGTGGGTGCAGTCGGCGTCGATCCTGCACTCCGACGGCGACGCCATGGACATCGCGGTGACCGACGGCCGGATGGTGGGCGTACGCGGCCGGGACGTGGACCGGGTCAACCGGGGCCGGCTCGGCCCCAAGGACCTGTTCGGGTGGCAGGCGAACGCCTCCCGGGACCGGCTGACCCGGCCGCTGGTGCGGCGCGACGGGCGGCTGGTGGAGACGGACTGGGACACCGCGATGGATGTGGTGGCCGCCCGCTCGCGCGAGCTGCTGGACCGGCGGGGCCCGGGCTCGATCGGCTTCTACACCTCCGGCCAGCTCTTCCTCGAGGAGTACTACACCCTCGCGGTCCTCGCCCGGGCCGGTATCGGCACCAACCACCTCGACGGCAACACCCGGCTGTGCACGGCCACGGCCGCGGAGGCGCTGAAGGAGACGTTCGGCTGCGACGGTCAGCCCGGCAGCTACGACGACTTCGACCACGCCGACGTGATCGCGCTGTTCGGCCACAACATCGCCGAGACCCAGCCCGTGCAGTGGATGCGGCTGCTGGACCGGATGGAGGGGGCCGATCCGCCGCGCCTGCTGTGCGTCGACCCCCGTCCCACCCGGGTGGCCCAGCACGCCGCCGTGCACCTCGCGCCCCGCGGCGGTACCAACGTGGCCCTGCTCAACGCGCTGCTGCACGAGACGATCCGGCACGACCGGATCGACCGCGACTTCGTCGACGCGCACACCGTCGGCTTCGAGGAGCTGGCCGAGCGCGTCGCCGACTGCACGCCCAAGTGGGCCGCGGACATCTGCGACGTCCCCGCCGCCCGCATCGAGGAGGCGGCCGAACTCGTCGGCACCACCGACGCGTTGGTCTCCACGGTCCTCCAGGGCGTATACCAGTCCCACCAGGCCACGGCCGCCGCGGTGCAGATCAACAACCTGCACCTGATCCGGGGCATGCTGGGCCGCCCGGGTGCCGGCCTGCTCCAGATGAACGGCCAGCCCACCGCGCAGAACACCCGCGAGTGCGGCGCCAACGGCGACCTCCCGGGCTTTCGCAACTGGCAGAACGACACCCATGTCGCCGACCTCGCCAAAGTGTGGAACGTCGAGCCGGAGACCATCCCGCACTTCGCGCCCCCGACGCACGCGATGCAGATGTACCGGTACGCCGAGCAGGGCTCCATCCGGATGCTGTGGATCAGCGGCACCAACCCGGCCGTCTCGCTGCCGGAGCTCTCCCGGATCCGCTCGATCCTGACGCAGGAGCGGTTGTTCACGGTCGTGCAGGACCTGTTCCTCACCGAGACGGCGCAACTGGCGGACGTGGTGCTGCCCGCCGCGACCTGGGGCGAGAAGACCGGCGCGCTCACCAACGCGGACCGCACGGTGCACCTTTCGGAGAAGGCGGTCGAACCGCCCGGCGAGGCCAGGCCCGACCTGGACATCTTCCTGGACTACGCGCGGCGCATGGACTTCCGGGACAAGGACGGCGGCCCGCTGATCACCTGGGACGACCCCGAGTCCGCGTTCGAGGCGTGGAAGCGGTGCAGCGCGGGCCGCCCCTGCGACTACACCGGCCTGTCCTACGCCAAACTGCGCGACACCAGCGGTATCCAGTGGCCCTGCGACGAGGAGTCGCCCGAGGGCACGGCGCGCCTCTACACCGACGGCATCGACTGGGCCCACCCGGACCTGTGCGAGAGCTACGGCAAGGACCTGGAGACCGGGGCGTCGCAAGAGGTCGTGGAGTACCGCTCCCTCAACCCGGACGGCAAGGCGGTGCTGAAGGCCGCCGCCTACCGGCCGCCGCACGAGGAGCCGGACGAGGAGTACCCGTTCCAGCTCACCACGGGCCGGACGATCTACCAGTTCCACACCCGCACGAAGACCGGGCGGGCGCCCCAGCTCGACGCCGCCGCCCCGGACGTGTGGGTGGAGATCTCCACCGCCGACGCGGACCGGCTCGGCCTCGGTGAGGGCGACCTCGTCGACGTGACCAGCAGGCGCGGTGCACTGCGGGGGCGGCTGCGGCCGACCGGCATCCGGCCGGGGCTGCTGTTCGTACCGTTCCACTACGGCTACTGGGACACCGACGACGGGTCGGGTCCGGGCCCGGACACGCCCGGGCGGGCGGCGAACGAGGCGACCATCACCGACTGGGACCCGGCCTCCAAGCAGCCGCTGTTCAAGACGGCCACGGCCGCCCTCACCCTCGTAGAGCGCGGCGACGGCCGGCCGTCCCCGGCACCGACCACCACCGCCTCGGCCCCCGCCACCGCAGGCGTCGCGCGGCCCACCGCGGGCGGACCGGCGGCGCACACGGCACAGACGCCGGCGGAGTTCCCGCACGGCCGCGAGGAGGGCGCCCAGTGA